The following proteins are co-located in the Polymorphospora rubra genome:
- a CDS encoding helix-turn-helix transcriptional regulator, protein MLGRVPTYIRTPDPISTAGITAALRGRSEIEVVAEGSVTADTVGVVATDALDRDTLDVLKSVRRLGCRRFVLVAAVDSDAALIPAVELGVRALAARTEATGHRLAQLVVNTATGGAAMPPDVLGRLVKQVTRLQQNVLTPRGLDVNGLSVRESEILRLVAEGMDTREVANRLSYSERTVKNVLHDITSRFQLRNRTHAVAYAVREGLI, encoded by the coding sequence ATGCTCGGACGCGTACCGACGTACATCCGCACCCCCGACCCGATCTCCACCGCCGGGATCACCGCCGCCCTGCGCGGCCGCAGCGAGATCGAGGTGGTGGCGGAGGGGTCGGTCACCGCCGACACCGTCGGCGTGGTCGCCACCGACGCGCTGGACCGCGACACGCTCGACGTGCTCAAGTCCGTCCGCCGGCTGGGCTGCCGGCGCTTCGTCCTGGTCGCCGCGGTCGACTCGGACGCGGCCCTGATCCCCGCCGTGGAACTGGGGGTACGCGCCCTCGCCGCGCGCACCGAGGCCACCGGCCACCGGCTGGCGCAGCTCGTCGTCAACACCGCCACCGGTGGGGCGGCGATGCCGCCGGACGTGCTCGGGCGACTGGTCAAGCAGGTGACCAGGTTGCAGCAGAACGTGCTGACCCCGCGCGGGCTGGACGTCAACGGGCTCTCGGTCCGGGAGAGCGAGATCCTGCGGCTCGTGGCGGAGGGAATGGACACCCGGGAGGTGGCGAACCGGCTGAGTTACTCGGAGCGGACCGTCAAGAACGTGCTGCACGACATCACCAGCCGGTTCCAGCTACGCAACCGGACGCACGCGGTGGCGTACGCGGTTCGCGAGGGGTTGATCTGA
- a CDS encoding BTAD domain-containing putative transcriptional regulator, with protein sequence MADFGGEIRVRRLRAGLTQEQLAKLAGISVRAVRDIEQGRVRSPRAESLRRIAEAVGLPRIEPPGPEPPRPAPPARPAALRIDVLGPLSIQIGSEPVALGSGRQRMLLGLLALHPDATVPRQEIVDLLWGHNPPDTCLNLVHTYVARLRRVLSQAGDGTATITHGGGGYRLRVDPRQLDLSLFTTLIGRAEGSVGSGLPSLDRLAGALSLWRGPVLADLPPRLAQHPAAAALNRRRIATAVTYATLAVELGLADLAVRELHAVASHEPLHEQVHARLMLALAASGQQAQALALHRGIRDRLARQLGVEPGPELREAQLRILRQDLPGAAGRPGPVPSGGGVTPPRRSAPPPRHPGHRPPAQLPADVAYFTGRTSQMDTLRAMLAESRLASGPVISAITGMAGVGKTALAVHWAHRVRRQFPDGQLYVNLRGYSTASPVRESEALAGFLHALGVPAEQVPVDPGQAAALFRTMLDGRRMLLVLDNVATADQVRALLPGTPGCLVLVTSRDRLSGLVAVDGARRIDLDVLTEDEASTLLNRIIPTERVAAGSTEIAELAEVCARLPLALRIAAANLIDHPGEPISSHTARLTAENRLAGLRVDGDDQAAVRAAFDLSYAALPDSARRLFRLLGPAPGADISVSAAAALAGVDEPSAAHELDRLAAAHLVQQPATGRYTFHDLLRIYAVERATVEDPAAELRTAIRRHYDWCRRRADAAAAMLYPHMVRLPADGSGPAPGPAPFVSPAETLAWLEAEHTNLVRVVAHAADNGPDPAAWRIPDALRGYYQFRPHNAGFVAATNGLRAARLAADHAGEAASRLGLASLHLRRGEYGVGLAHATAMTDAAVRARWPEGEAAAYGTCGLMHLRAGRLTEAAELTRRAVRIHERLGDATRFSTSLGNLGVIYRDMGRLREAEEVFRQGVALTGGTGMRMSTGISLSNLGEVQHALGEYDEALRHLREALELSRETGYRPTEVESTRRLAALHVHTGDLGRATELANEALALAELVGDPAQQAAARNVLGAIHLRRDDPAAATEHLRALDLARANGARAEEAESLIGLAEVHRHHDPAKALALAGQARTVARTAGYRVWEGHALVAAAEALRGTGPVTAARNAEEALAIHRETDHLLGRIRALRLLADLGAAGGIDPSRQAAYRGEADELSRRGRPDAGDAAPTAR encoded by the coding sequence ATGGCCGACTTCGGCGGTGAGATCCGAGTTCGGCGGCTGCGTGCCGGGCTCACCCAGGAACAGTTGGCCAAGCTGGCGGGAATCAGCGTCCGCGCGGTGCGCGACATCGAACAGGGCCGGGTACGCAGCCCTCGTGCCGAATCCCTGCGGCGGATCGCCGAGGCGGTCGGGCTGCCCCGGATCGAACCGCCGGGGCCGGAACCGCCCCGTCCGGCGCCGCCGGCGCGACCGGCCGCCCTGCGCATCGACGTACTCGGTCCACTGAGTATCCAGATCGGATCCGAGCCGGTCGCGCTCGGCTCCGGCCGACAGCGGATGTTGCTCGGTCTGCTCGCCCTGCACCCGGACGCGACCGTGCCCCGCCAGGAGATCGTCGACCTGCTCTGGGGGCACAACCCGCCGGACACCTGCCTGAACCTCGTGCACACCTATGTGGCCCGGCTCCGTCGCGTGCTGTCCCAGGCCGGTGACGGCACCGCGACCATCACCCACGGCGGCGGCGGTTACCGGCTGCGGGTCGATCCGCGCCAGCTCGACCTGAGTCTGTTCACCACCCTGATCGGCCGCGCCGAGGGCAGCGTCGGCAGCGGCCTGCCGAGCCTCGACCGGCTGGCCGGGGCACTCTCCCTCTGGCGTGGCCCGGTGCTGGCCGACCTTCCGCCGAGACTGGCGCAGCACCCCGCCGCCGCCGCCCTGAACCGCCGCCGGATCGCCACCGCGGTCACCTACGCGACGCTCGCCGTCGAACTGGGCCTGGCCGACCTCGCGGTCCGTGAGCTGCACGCCGTCGCCAGCCACGAACCGCTGCACGAGCAGGTGCACGCCCGGCTGATGCTGGCCCTGGCCGCCTCCGGGCAGCAGGCCCAGGCCCTGGCACTGCACCGCGGGATACGCGACCGGCTGGCCCGGCAACTCGGTGTGGAGCCCGGGCCGGAGCTGCGCGAGGCACAGCTGCGCATTCTCCGCCAGGATCTGCCCGGCGCGGCCGGCCGGCCCGGTCCGGTCCCGTCCGGCGGTGGGGTGACGCCCCCGCGGCGGAGCGCACCACCGCCCCGGCACCCCGGGCACCGTCCCCCGGCACAGCTGCCGGCCGACGTCGCGTACTTCACCGGCCGGACCAGCCAGATGGACACGCTGCGCGCGATGCTGGCCGAGTCCAGGTTGGCCAGCGGCCCGGTCATCTCGGCCATCACCGGCATGGCCGGGGTCGGCAAGACCGCCCTGGCGGTGCACTGGGCGCACCGGGTCCGGCGGCAGTTCCCCGACGGGCAGCTCTACGTCAACCTGCGGGGGTATTCGACGGCCAGCCCGGTCCGGGAGAGCGAGGCCCTCGCCGGCTTCCTGCACGCCCTCGGGGTGCCGGCCGAACAGGTCCCGGTCGACCCGGGACAGGCCGCCGCCCTGTTCCGCACGATGCTCGACGGCCGCCGGATGCTGCTGGTGCTGGACAACGTCGCCACCGCCGACCAGGTGCGTGCCCTGTTGCCCGGCACACCGGGCTGCCTGGTGCTGGTCACCAGCCGGGACCGGCTCAGTGGGCTCGTCGCGGTCGACGGCGCCCGGCGGATCGACCTGGACGTGCTCACCGAGGACGAGGCGAGCACCCTGCTCAACCGGATCATCCCCACCGAGCGGGTCGCCGCCGGATCCACCGAGATCGCCGAACTCGCCGAGGTCTGCGCCCGACTGCCGCTGGCCCTGCGGATCGCCGCCGCCAACCTGATCGACCATCCCGGTGAGCCGATCAGTTCGCACACCGCCCGGCTCACCGCCGAGAACCGGCTCGCCGGCCTGCGCGTCGACGGCGACGACCAGGCCGCCGTCCGGGCCGCGTTCGACCTGTCGTACGCCGCCCTGCCCGACTCGGCCCGCCGGCTCTTCCGCCTGCTGGGACCGGCGCCGGGGGCGGACATCAGCGTCTCCGCCGCCGCGGCGCTCGCCGGGGTCGACGAGCCGTCGGCGGCGCACGAGCTGGACCGGCTCGCCGCCGCCCACCTGGTCCAGCAGCCCGCCACCGGCCGGTACACCTTCCACGACCTGCTGCGGATCTACGCCGTCGAACGGGCCACGGTGGAGGATCCGGCGGCGGAGCTGCGTACGGCGATCCGCCGCCACTACGACTGGTGCCGGCGCCGGGCCGACGCGGCCGCGGCCATGCTCTACCCACACATGGTGCGGCTGCCCGCCGACGGCAGCGGTCCGGCGCCCGGGCCGGCGCCGTTCGTCTCCCCCGCCGAGACGCTGGCCTGGCTGGAGGCCGAACACACCAACCTGGTCCGGGTCGTCGCCCACGCCGCCGACAACGGTCCCGACCCCGCCGCCTGGCGGATTCCGGACGCGCTGCGTGGCTACTACCAGTTCCGCCCGCACAACGCCGGGTTCGTCGCCGCGACCAACGGTCTGCGGGCCGCCCGGCTCGCCGCCGACCACGCCGGCGAGGCGGCGAGCCGGCTCGGCCTCGCCAGCCTGCACCTGCGGCGCGGCGAGTACGGGGTGGGCCTGGCACACGCCACCGCGATGACCGACGCGGCGGTCCGGGCGCGGTGGCCGGAGGGCGAGGCCGCGGCGTACGGCACCTGCGGGCTGATGCACCTGCGGGCCGGCCGGCTCACCGAGGCGGCGGAGCTGACCCGCCGGGCGGTACGCATCCACGAACGGCTCGGTGACGCCACCCGGTTCAGCACCAGCCTCGGCAACCTCGGCGTGATCTACCGGGACATGGGCCGGCTGCGGGAGGCCGAGGAGGTCTTCCGGCAGGGGGTGGCACTGACCGGCGGCACCGGGATGCGGATGAGCACGGGGATCAGCCTCAGCAACCTCGGCGAGGTCCAGCATGCCCTCGGCGAGTACGACGAGGCCCTGCGCCACCTGCGGGAGGCGCTGGAACTGAGCCGGGAGACCGGCTACCGGCCGACCGAGGTGGAGAGCACGCGCCGGCTGGCGGCGTTGCACGTGCACACCGGTGACCTCGGGCGGGCGACCGAGCTGGCCAACGAGGCACTGGCCCTGGCCGAGTTGGTCGGTGATCCCGCCCAGCAGGCCGCGGCCCGCAACGTGCTCGGCGCGATCCACCTACGCCGGGACGACCCGGCCGCCGCCACGGAACACCTGCGGGCGCTCGATCTGGCCCGGGCCAACGGCGCCCGTGCCGAAGAGGCCGAGTCGTTGATCGGGCTGGCCGAGGTGCACCGGCACCACGATCCGGCGAAGGCGCTCGCCCTGGCCGGGCAGGCCCGTACGGTGGCGCGGACCGCCGGCTACCGGGTGTGGGAGGGGCATGCCCTGGTGGCCGCGGCCGAGGCCCTGCGCGGCACCGGTCCGGTGACCGCGGCGCGCAACGCCGAGGAGGCGTTGGCGATCCACCGGGAGACCGATCACCTGCTCGGCCGGATCCGGGCCCTGCGGCTGCTGGCCGACCTCGGAGCGGCCGGCGGGATCGACCCGTCGCGGCAGGCGGCGTACCGGGGCGAGGCCGACGAACTGTCCCGGCGCGGCCGGCCGGACGCCGGCGACGCCGCGCCGACCGCCCGGTGA
- a CDS encoding zinc ribbon domain-containing protein, which produces MIICRECGNHNGDADTFCGSCGSFLEWTGERTAPRPAPPPEPEPEPEVRQRPTLLQRIAGVIAPAPGGSPVDEGVLRVGAGAGRAPGAAGPLGARPGLPGLPSLSGPPGTGRPPGPPGLRPPGGAAGPPGTAAGPPGRRLPGTAAGPPGTAAGPPGLRPPGTAAGPPGLRPPGTAAGPPGLRPPGTAAGPAGPRSPGPPSGPPGVRPPGSAPAVRPGPPAAPSDTDSADPGAPARAAGAPPTAPPARRLPPPPPGVTGARLPDRAARPGPPGVRPGAGSDPDPPGATASDREPSAGELAGGEPAAGPPRRLPPPPPGIPNASLPDPASRPPAAPSTSRRGVLAAPHTSALVAPDESETTASGPAPAGRPGSRRGPAGAATTEPEEVRPQAARTRVGPAGHRPPTRRLQPGDLICGECGEGNPPTRRFCSRCGDSLRTAEVARRRWWQRLLPRRGPRVRQAGARPGTPGGGAPGGAGGVLHAVYRRANAVAAVLLFAVGIAYLIYPPLRDRVNAAVAGPVTGARDWVDGLLNPRFVAVRPVEVTGDTAVPEQGPDLVVDQYRNTHWQAPWEEQRPPTVTLRFASEVDLERLIVTAGTAEDYTLTHRPATLHLVYSTNRSDTLTIQDTGEPQTLTLGAAEGITTVQIQITGIFRAEKGTDVTVSEFEFFALE; this is translated from the coding sequence GTGATCATCTGTCGTGAGTGCGGAAACCACAACGGTGACGCGGACACCTTCTGCGGCTCCTGCGGCAGCTTCCTGGAGTGGACCGGCGAGCGGACCGCGCCGCGGCCCGCGCCCCCGCCCGAGCCGGAACCGGAGCCGGAGGTCCGGCAGCGACCCACGCTGCTGCAACGCATCGCCGGGGTGATCGCGCCGGCGCCGGGCGGCTCCCCGGTCGACGAGGGCGTGCTCCGGGTCGGGGCCGGTGCCGGCCGCGCGCCGGGCGCCGCAGGCCCGCTGGGCGCCCGCCCGGGTCTCCCCGGCCTGCCGTCGCTGTCCGGCCCACCCGGCACCGGCCGGCCGCCGGGCCCGCCGGGTCTCCGCCCGCCGGGCGGGGCCGCCGGCCCGCCGGGGACCGCGGCCGGTCCGCCGGGCCGGCGTCTGCCGGGAACTGCCGCCGGTCCGCCGGGAACTGCTGCCGGTCCGCCGGGTCTGCGCCCGCCGGGAACTGCCGCCGGTCCGCCGGGTCTGCGCCCGCCGGGAACTGCCGCCGGTCCGCCGGGTCTGCGCCCGCCGGGGACCGCCGCCGGACCGGCTGGGCCGCGTTCGCCCGGGCCGCCGTCCGGCCCGCCCGGGGTGCGGCCGCCGGGTTCCGCCCCGGCGGTGCGCCCCGGGCCGCCCGCCGCGCCGTCCGACACCGACTCCGCCGACCCCGGTGCGCCCGCCCGGGCCGCCGGCGCACCGCCGACAGCGCCACCGGCCCGCCGGCTTCCGCCGCCACCGCCCGGGGTGACGGGGGCCCGGCTGCCGGACCGGGCGGCCCGTCCCGGCCCGCCCGGCGTACGGCCCGGCGCCGGGTCCGATCCCGACCCGCCGGGCGCGACCGCGTCGGACCGCGAACCCTCGGCCGGCGAATTGGCGGGCGGCGAACCGGCGGCCGGGCCGCCGCGCCGCCTGCCACCGCCGCCACCGGGGATCCCCAACGCCTCGCTGCCCGACCCGGCGAGCCGGCCGCCGGCCGCCCCGTCCACGTCGCGGCGCGGCGTGCTGGCCGCGCCGCACACCAGCGCCCTGGTCGCCCCGGACGAGTCCGAGACGACCGCGTCCGGGCCGGCGCCCGCCGGCCGGCCGGGTTCGCGGCGCGGGCCGGCCGGGGCCGCGACGACCGAACCCGAGGAGGTACGCCCACAGGCGGCGCGTACCCGGGTCGGTCCGGCCGGGCACCGGCCGCCCACCCGCCGGCTGCAACCCGGCGACCTGATCTGCGGCGAGTGCGGTGAGGGCAACCCGCCGACCCGCCGGTTCTGCAGCCGCTGCGGCGACTCCCTGCGTACCGCCGAGGTCGCCCGGCGCCGGTGGTGGCAGCGGCTGCTGCCCCGGCGCGGCCCGCGGGTGCGGCAGGCCGGGGCCCGTCCCGGTACGCCCGGAGGCGGTGCCCCGGGTGGCGCCGGCGGCGTACTGCACGCCGTCTACCGGCGGGCGAACGCGGTCGCGGCGGTGCTGCTCTTCGCGGTCGGCATCGCCTACCTGATCTATCCGCCGTTGCGGGACCGGGTGAACGCGGCGGTCGCCGGACCGGTGACCGGGGCGCGCGACTGGGTCGACGGGTTGCTCAACCCCCGGTTCGTCGCGGTCCGGCCGGTCGAGGTGACCGGCGACACGGCGGTCCCGGAGCAGGGGCCGGACCTGGTCGTCGACCAGTACCGCAACACGCACTGGCAGGCCCCCTGGGAGGAGCAGCGGCCCCCGACGGTCACCCTGCGCTTCGCGTCCGAAGTGGACCTGGAGCGGCTCATCGTCACCGCCGGCACCGCCGAGGACTACACGCTGACCCACCGGCCGGCCACCCTGCACCTGGTCTATTCCACGAACCGTTCCGACACGCTGACCATCCAGGACACCGGCGAACCGCAGACCCTGACGCTCGGGGCGGCGGAGGGGATCACGACCGTGCAGATCCAGATCACCGGGATCTTCCGGGCCGAGAAGGGCACCGACGTCACGGTCAGCGAGTTCGAGTTCTTCGCCCTGGAGTGA
- a CDS encoding phage tail protein I, producing the protein MRGLADVSMPYPIAGFLPALLQEDDLLVRWTGGLDDVVAPVVSTLDCLDAYLDPWLTPSDFLPWLAGWVGAYLDENWPLDRQRAMVAGAAAAHRLRGTVAGLRMVLEYATGGEVEIEDSTEVSWSTRPEPAPGPLPPARLHVRVRVAEPGRVAVPALERLTRAVVPAHMTTTLEVLGRDHLS; encoded by the coding sequence ATGCGGGGCCTGGCCGACGTGTCGATGCCGTACCCGATCGCCGGGTTCCTGCCCGCCCTGTTGCAGGAGGACGACCTGCTGGTGCGCTGGACCGGGGGACTGGACGACGTGGTCGCCCCGGTGGTGTCCACACTGGACTGTCTTGACGCCTACCTGGATCCGTGGCTCACCCCGTCCGACTTCCTGCCCTGGCTCGCCGGGTGGGTCGGCGCGTACCTGGACGAGAACTGGCCGCTGGACCGGCAGCGCGCGATGGTCGCCGGCGCCGCCGCCGCCCACCGGCTGCGCGGGACCGTGGCCGGGCTGCGGATGGTGCTGGAGTACGCGACCGGTGGCGAGGTGGAGATCGAGGACTCCACCGAGGTGTCCTGGTCGACCCGGCCGGAGCCGGCACCCGGCCCGCTCCCGCCGGCCCGGTTGCACGTCCGGGTCCGGGTGGCCGAACCCGGACGGGTGGCCGTACCGGCGCTGGAGCGGCTGACCCGCGCGGTCGTACCGGCCCACATGACGACGACCCTGGAGGTGCTCGGCCGTGATCATCTGTCGTGA